The following coding sequences lie in one Stenotrophomonas rhizophila genomic window:
- a CDS encoding rhomboid family intramembrane serine protease, which translates to MFVSIPSRKKSAFRWATPLLFAALWVAFLWSISRPGDARRSLWLDWGALSTGLTRPLDWWATLQDGSVLRLFTALFLHADWSHLLGNLVFLLIFGLPAERVLGPWRLMLLFLVGGAISNLTAIYTMGSPDQIIIGASGAVSALIGAYLALFPGARLGVVIPLGLFLEFVRAPAYLLIGVWAALQVVFAYIGPSFGMVAWWAHIAGFAFGLGYGVYVRAAIARRLRKRHGF; encoded by the coding sequence ATGTTCGTGTCGATCCCTTCCCGCAAGAAGTCTGCCTTCCGCTGGGCTACCCCGCTGCTGTTCGCGGCGCTGTGGGTGGCGTTCCTGTGGTCGATCTCGCGGCCGGGGGACGCCCGGCGCAGCCTGTGGCTGGACTGGGGCGCGCTGTCGACCGGGCTGACCCGCCCGCTTGACTGGTGGGCCACCCTGCAGGACGGCAGCGTGTTGCGCTTGTTCACCGCCCTGTTCCTGCATGCCGACTGGTCGCACCTGCTGGGCAACCTGGTGTTCCTGCTGATCTTCGGGCTGCCGGCCGAGCGCGTGCTGGGGCCGTGGCGGCTGATGCTGCTGTTCCTGGTGGGCGGGGCAATTTCCAACCTGACCGCGATCTACACCATGGGCAGCCCGGACCAGATCATCATCGGTGCCAGCGGCGCGGTGTCGGCGTTGATCGGGGCCTACCTGGCCCTGTTCCCCGGCGCGCGGCTGGGTGTGGTGATCCCGCTCGGCCTGTTCCTGGAATTCGTGCGCGCCCCGGCGTACCTGCTGATTGGGGTCTGGGCGGCGCTGCAGGTCGTGTTTGCCTACATCGGGCCGAGCTTCGGCATGGTGGCCTGGTGGGCGCACATCGCCGGCTTCGCGTTCGGGCTGGGCTATGGCGTGTACGTACGCGCGGCGATCGCGCGGCGGCTGCGAAAGCGGCACGGCTTCTAG
- a CDS encoding S41 family peptidase, which translates to MRVARTATLLLALLPAVSWAQQTREAASSTSDAASNEEAVTSRVPLEEIRRYVAVYNAVRAAYVDPVDDKKLMQSAIRGLLLDLDPHSTYFDKEDAEAFDEQATGAYDGIGVELQQQPDNSSLKVISPIDDTPAAKAGILAGDLIIAIDGKPISAIEATEPLRGKAGSKVVLTLVREGKPKPFDVTVTRQTIRVTSVRSRMLEPGYGYIRLSTFQADTGADFQKHVGQLQQQAGGKLKGLVLDLRSNPGGLLTAAVQVADDLLEKGNIVSTRGRISISDARFDATPGDLLKGAPVVVLADAGSASASEVLAGALRDNGRARVVGSRTFGKGSVQTVLPLDNGDSVKLTTARYFTPSGKSIQATGIVPDVVLQPEKREGEDDLPASLADYSEATLPGHLRGDEEGTEGYKAGDVLSGDGPINDALAELKQPGSVVAKQKADAAKAAAQKKPDAKKPAEVKPAEAKPAEAKPAEAKPTDVPTKP; encoded by the coding sequence ATGCGCGTAGCCCGTACCGCCACCTTGCTGCTGGCCCTGTTGCCCGCCGTGTCATGGGCGCAGCAGACCCGCGAGGCCGCCAGCAGTACCAGCGACGCCGCCAGCAACGAAGAAGCGGTGACATCGCGGGTGCCGCTGGAAGAGATCCGGCGCTATGTGGCGGTCTACAACGCGGTACGCGCCGCCTATGTGGACCCGGTGGACGACAAGAAGCTGATGCAGTCGGCCATCCGTGGCCTGTTGCTGGACCTGGACCCGCACAGCACCTATTTCGACAAGGAAGACGCCGAGGCCTTCGATGAGCAGGCCACCGGCGCCTACGACGGCATCGGCGTGGAGCTGCAGCAGCAGCCCGACAACAGCAGCCTGAAGGTGATCTCGCCGATCGACGACACCCCGGCCGCCAAGGCCGGCATCCTCGCCGGCGACCTGATCATCGCCATCGACGGCAAGCCGATCAGCGCCATCGAAGCCACCGAACCGCTGCGCGGCAAGGCGGGCAGCAAGGTGGTCCTCACCCTGGTGCGCGAGGGCAAGCCCAAGCCGTTCGATGTCACCGTGACCCGCCAGACCATCCGCGTGACCAGCGTGCGCAGTCGCATGCTGGAACCGGGCTACGGGTACATCCGCCTGAGCACGTTCCAGGCCGACACCGGTGCCGATTTCCAGAAGCACGTGGGCCAGTTGCAGCAGCAGGCGGGCGGCAAGCTCAAGGGCCTGGTGCTGGACCTGCGCAGCAACCCGGGCGGCTTGCTCACCGCAGCAGTGCAGGTGGCCGATGACCTGCTTGAGAAGGGCAACATCGTGAGCACGCGCGGCCGCATCTCGATCAGCGATGCCCGCTTCGACGCCACCCCGGGCGACCTGCTCAAGGGCGCGCCGGTTGTGGTGTTGGCCGACGCAGGCTCTGCCAGCGCCTCCGAAGTGCTGGCCGGTGCGCTGCGCGACAACGGCCGCGCCCGCGTGGTGGGCAGCCGCACCTTCGGCAAGGGCTCGGTGCAGACCGTGCTGCCGCTGGACAACGGCGATTCGGTCAAGCTCACCACCGCGCGTTACTTCACCCCCAGTGGCAAGTCGATCCAGGCCACCGGCATCGTGCCCGACGTGGTGCTGCAGCCGGAAAAGCGCGAGGGTGAGGACGACCTGCCGGCCAGCCTGGCCGACTACAGCGAAGCGACCCTGCCGGGCCACCTGCGCGGTGACGAAGAAGGCACCGAGGGCTACAAGGCCGGTGACGTGCTGTCCGGTGATGGCCCGATCAATGATGCGCTGGCCGAGTTGAAGCAGCCCGGTTCGGTAGTGGCCAAGCAGAAGGCGGACGCCGCCAAGGCGGCGGCGCAGAAGAAGCCGGACGCGAAGAAGCCGGCAGAGGTGAAGCCTGCAGAAGCGAAGCCTGCAGAAGCGAAGCCTGCAGAAGCGAAGCCGACGGACGTGCCGACCAAACCCTGA
- a CDS encoding murein hydrolase activator EnvC family protein — MRHNALSSRRNNKPTPGRRGAVVLRAWAHGLVLALAVLAMGPVSAQSSKEAERKLQKLRSELKGVAQERRTLEGQRGQASRQLRDADEKVARTGRVLAQTETALQRETRAMEELQRKRSDLQAGMTKQREELASLLRSAYRIGNNAPLKLLLSQDRVADANRSLAYHRYLQRERARRIQLLTHDLAELQAVEAQIVERRQALEGTRQQQKQQVATLADDRRNRAATVASLDERYKDRSEREKALGQDAKALETLLANLRAAAARAEAERRAAARRAAAEKAAAEKAEKAAAANGTRPPPRPGKTPPAVASAPPPKVGGLGWPLSGNLLARYGGKLPDGRTSSGVLIGAAAGSTVTAVADGTVVFSDWMTGYGMILIVDHGNGYMSLYAHNDTLLRDAGATVKKGDAVAKVGNSGGQGVTALYFELRRNGQPVDPGSWLQRR, encoded by the coding sequence TTGCGCCACAACGCTTTGTCCTCACGCCGGAATAACAAACCGACGCCCGGTCGCCGCGGGGCCGTCGTCCTGCGCGCGTGGGCGCACGGGCTGGTGCTGGCGCTGGCGGTCCTGGCAATGGGGCCGGTGTCGGCACAGAGTTCAAAGGAAGCCGAGCGCAAGCTGCAGAAGCTGCGGTCGGAGTTGAAGGGCGTGGCGCAGGAGCGCCGCACGCTGGAAGGCCAGCGCGGCCAGGCCTCGCGCCAGTTGCGCGACGCCGACGAGAAAGTGGCCCGAACCGGCCGCGTGCTGGCCCAGACCGAAACCGCCCTGCAGCGCGAAACCCGCGCCATGGAAGAGCTGCAGCGCAAGCGCAGCGACCTGCAGGCCGGCATGACCAAGCAGCGCGAAGAACTGGCCTCGCTGCTGCGGTCGGCCTACCGCATCGGCAACAACGCGCCGTTGAAGCTGCTGCTGTCGCAGGACCGCGTGGCCGACGCCAACCGCAGCCTGGCCTACCACCGCTACCTGCAGCGCGAGCGTGCCCGCCGCATCCAGCTGCTCACCCACGATCTGGCCGAACTGCAGGCCGTGGAAGCGCAGATCGTCGAACGCCGGCAGGCGCTGGAAGGCACCCGCCAGCAGCAGAAGCAGCAGGTGGCGACCCTGGCCGACGACCGCCGCAACCGCGCGGCCACCGTGGCCAGTCTGGACGAGCGCTACAAGGACCGCAGCGAGCGCGAAAAGGCGCTGGGCCAGGATGCCAAGGCGCTGGAAACGCTGCTGGCCAACCTGCGTGCCGCCGCTGCCCGTGCCGAGGCCGAGCGCCGGGCGGCTGCCCGCCGCGCGGCTGCCGAAAAGGCCGCCGCCGAGAAAGCGGAGAAGGCCGCGGCCGCCAACGGCACCCGCCCACCGCCGCGACCGGGCAAGACCCCGCCGGCAGTGGCCTCGGCGCCGCCGCCCAAGGTGGGCGGGCTGGGCTGGCCGTTGTCGGGCAACCTGCTGGCGCGCTATGGCGGCAAGCTGCCCGATGGCCGTACCAGCAGCGGCGTGCTGATCGGTGCCGCGGCCGGCAGCACGGTCACCGCCGTGGCCGATGGCACCGTGGTGTTCTCCGACTGGATGACCGGCTACGGCATGATCCTGATCGTCGACCACGGCAATGGCTACATGAGCCTGTACGCACACAACGACACCCTGCTGCGTGATGCCGGCGCCACGGTCAAAAAGGGCGATGCGGTGGCCAAAGTCGGCAACTCCGGTGGGCAGGGCGTGACCGCGCTGTACTTCGAGCTGCGCCGCAACGGCCAGCCGGTGGATCCGGGCAGCTGGCTGCAGCGTCGCTGA
- a CDS encoding M28 family metallopeptidase, with product MPRKLLLCLAATAALTACKGEATAPVDTAAAPAPVAATGHAFSPDINAADFGELVKTLSSDAFEGRAPGSKGEELTVNYIRDQMQRIGLQPGNGDSWFQDVAMTETSADESTVLKLVQAGKQRDLTFGTDMVIGTRSGQPEVKVENSELVFVGYGVDAPEQKWNDYAGQDWKGKTVVMFVNDPGFHVDDAKLFDGKRMTYYGRWTYKFEEAARKGAAAALIVHDTAGASYGWDVVKNSWAGPQYDLPAKDDPEARIPAQGWLSAEAARQLFADAGLDLDKAYKDASKRGFKPVSLKAKVSFDLKSTIAEKKSRNVVGVLPGSKRADEAVLYMAHWDHLGKHEGEQGDNIYNGAVDNATGVAGILEVADAMAHQQPPPERSVVFLAVTLEESGLLGSKYYVSHPTFPLDKIAGVINIDAMSVAGRAKDLTVTGFGSSELEDILKPLAANQGRTLHGETAVQSGFYFRSDHFNFAKAGVPALYADGGEDLRDGGVEAGRKAAEAYGRDRYHGPKDEFDAATWKLDGTVEDLQLLYGVGKELAGGDRWPNWYEGNPFKAARDAMMAPKAGAAGAPAPAPASK from the coding sequence ATGCCCCGCAAACTTCTGTTGTGCCTTGCTGCCACCGCCGCGTTGACCGCGTGCAAGGGCGAAGCCACCGCACCTGTCGACACGGCCGCCGCGCCGGCGCCGGTGGCCGCCACTGGCCACGCGTTCTCGCCCGACATCAACGCCGCCGATTTCGGCGAGCTGGTCAAAACCCTCTCCTCCGACGCGTTCGAGGGGCGTGCCCCCGGCAGCAAGGGCGAAGAACTGACCGTCAACTACATCCGCGACCAGATGCAGCGCATCGGCCTGCAGCCGGGCAACGGCGACAGCTGGTTCCAGGACGTGGCCATGACCGAAACCAGCGCCGACGAATCGACGGTGCTGAAGCTGGTCCAGGCGGGCAAGCAGCGCGACCTGACGTTCGGCACCGACATGGTGATCGGCACCCGCAGCGGCCAGCCCGAAGTGAAGGTCGAGAACAGTGAGCTGGTGTTCGTCGGCTACGGCGTGGATGCGCCGGAGCAGAAGTGGAACGACTACGCCGGGCAGGACTGGAAGGGCAAGACGGTGGTGATGTTCGTCAACGACCCGGGCTTCCACGTCGACGATGCCAAGCTGTTCGACGGCAAGCGCATGACCTATTACGGGCGCTGGACCTACAAGTTCGAAGAAGCCGCCCGCAAGGGCGCCGCCGCGGCGCTGATCGTGCACGACACCGCCGGTGCTTCCTACGGCTGGGACGTGGTGAAGAACTCCTGGGCCGGCCCGCAGTACGACCTGCCGGCCAAGGATGACCCGGAAGCCCGCATCCCCGCACAGGGTTGGTTGAGTGCAGAAGCGGCCCGCCAGCTGTTCGCCGATGCCGGTCTGGATCTGGACAAGGCCTACAAGGACGCCAGCAAGCGCGGCTTCAAGCCGGTGTCGCTGAAGGCCAAGGTGTCCTTCGACCTGAAGAGCACCATCGCCGAGAAGAAGTCGCGCAACGTGGTTGGCGTGCTGCCGGGCAGCAAGCGGGCCGACGAAGCGGTGCTGTACATGGCCCATTGGGACCACCTGGGCAAGCACGAGGGTGAGCAGGGCGACAACATCTACAACGGTGCGGTAGACAACGCCACCGGCGTGGCCGGCATCCTGGAAGTGGCCGATGCGATGGCACACCAGCAGCCGCCGCCGGAGCGTTCGGTAGTGTTCCTGGCGGTGACGCTGGAGGAGTCGGGCCTGCTGGGCTCCAAGTACTACGTGAGCCACCCGACCTTCCCGCTGGACAAGATTGCCGGGGTGATCAACATCGACGCGATGTCGGTGGCTGGCCGTGCCAAGGATCTCACGGTGACCGGCTTCGGCAGCTCGGAGCTGGAAGACATCCTCAAGCCGCTGGCCGCCAACCAGGGCCGCACCCTGCACGGCGAGACCGCGGTGCAGAGCGGCTTCTACTTCCGTTCGGACCACTTCAACTTCGCCAAGGCCGGCGTGCCGGCCCTGTATGCCGACGGCGGCGAAGACCTGCGCGACGGTGGCGTCGAGGCCGGCCGCAAGGCCGCCGAGGCCTACGGCCGCGACCGCTATCACGGGCCGAAGGATGAGTTCGACGCGGCCACCTGGAAGCTGGACGGCACGGTGGAAGACCTGCAGCTGCTGTACGGCGTAGGCAAGGAACTGGCCGGCGGCGACCGTTGGCCGAACTGGTACGAGGGCAACCCGTTCAAGGCGGCCCGCGACGCGATGATGGCGCCGAAGGCTGGGGCGGCAGGTGCACCGGCACCGGCACCGGCCAGCAAGTAA
- a CDS encoding REP-associated tyrosine transposase, whose product MSSPRLLIGRRSVRGAYYMLTSTVADRRKLFVDAARVECVVEALRCSDREARSRTLAWVVMPDHVHWLMQLRDGNISRCMQAFKSRASRAFNLHTGAQGSVWQRGFYDHCVRSDESLERQARYLIENPVRAGLAASVGEYPYFWSRWPMTPETSPAADSQPR is encoded by the coding sequence ATGTCCAGCCCACGCCTTCTCATCGGTCGCCGCTCTGTCCGAGGCGCCTATTACATGCTCACATCCACCGTTGCAGATCGACGCAAGCTGTTCGTCGATGCCGCACGCGTTGAATGTGTCGTTGAGGCCTTACGTTGCTCCGATCGCGAGGCACGCTCACGAACACTCGCCTGGGTGGTGATGCCAGATCACGTGCACTGGCTGATGCAGCTGCGCGACGGCAACATCAGCCGCTGCATGCAGGCATTCAAATCCCGCGCGTCGCGTGCCTTCAACCTGCACACAGGTGCGCAAGGCAGCGTCTGGCAGCGAGGTTTCTACGATCACTGCGTGCGGTCGGACGAATCCCTGGAAAGGCAGGCGAGATACCTGATCGAGAACCCCGTCCGCGCAGGCTTGGCCGCCAGCGTAGGCGAGTACCCGTATTTCTGGTCACGCTGGCCGATGACGCCAGAAACGTCACCCGCCGCGGATAGCCAACCAAGGTAG